The sequence below is a genomic window from Streptosporangium lutulentum.
AACGGCCTTGCTCGCCATGCCGAGGGCGGCGTGCAGGGCCGCTCCGGTGGATATCCCGGCGAAGATGCCCTCGGTGCCCAGCAGCTCCCGCGTGCGCCGGAGCGCGTCAGCGGAGGAGACGGAGAAGCGCGTGGTCAGGACCTCGGGGTCGTAGAGCTCGGGGATGAAACCCTCGTCCACGTTGCGCAGGCCGTACACCAGCTCGCCGTATCGCGGCTCGGCGGCGACGATCCTCACGTCGGGGACGCGCTCGCGCAGGAAACGGCCGACGCCCATCAGCGTGCCCGTGGTGCCGAGGCCGGCCACGAAGTGGGTGACGGACGGAAGGTCCTCGAGGATCTCCGGGCCCGTCGACTCGTAGTGGGAACGCCAGTTGGCCGGGTTGCCGTACTGGTAGAGCATCACCCAGTCCGGGTTCTCCACGGCCAGGCCCTTGGCGACCCTGACCGCCTCGTTGGAGCCGCCCGCCGCAGGGGAGGAAATGATCTCCGCTCCCCACATGCGCAGGAGCTGGCGGCGCTCCTCGGAGGTGTTCTCCGGCATCACGCAGATCAGCTTGTAACCCTTGAGCCGGGCGGACATCGCCAGCGAGATGCCGGTGTTGCCGCTCGTGGGTTCGAGGATGGTGCAGCCCGGCTGGAGGAGCCCGTCCTTCTCGGCCTGCTCGATCATCCACAGCGCCGGGCGGTCCTTGATCGAACCTGTCG
It includes:
- a CDS encoding PLP-dependent cysteine synthase family protein — its product is MRFDSLIDSVGRTPLVGLPRLSPSQDVRIWAKLEDRNPTGSIKDRPALWMIEQAEKDGLLQPGCTILEPTSGNTGISLAMSARLKGYKLICVMPENTSEERRQLLRMWGAEIISSPAAGGSNEAVRVAKGLAVENPDWVMLYQYGNPANWRSHYESTGPEILEDLPSVTHFVAGLGTTGTLMGVGRFLRERVPDVRIVAAEPRYGELVYGLRNVDEGFIPELYDPEVLTTRFSVSSADALRRTRELLGTEGIFAGISTGAALHAALGMASKAVQAGERADIAFVVADGGWKYLSTGAYEGTLDDAEERLEGQLWA